From the Desulfovibrio sp. Fe33 genome, one window contains:
- the rsxE gene encoding electron transport complex subunit RsxE — MSDIKKEFLKGLWDELPPFRVLLGLCPTLAVTSTAENGLGMGAAVIFVLTLSNIIISAMRKIIPPKVRIACFIVVTASLVVAVELLMQANAYPLYQKLGIFVPLIVVNCLILGRAEAFASRNAILPSIADALGMGIGFAASLTFLGGVRELFGNGTVFGIPVMWANFKPAQFMVMAPGAFVCLGLILAGMNAFNRRQSRKKGETESAVQNSTCASCGACNACDGR; from the coding sequence ATGAGCGACATCAAAAAGGAATTCCTCAAAGGCCTGTGGGACGAGCTGCCGCCCTTCCGCGTGCTGCTCGGCCTCTGCCCCACCCTGGCCGTCACCTCCACGGCGGAAAACGGCCTCGGCATGGGCGCGGCGGTCATCTTCGTCCTGACCCTGTCCAACATCATCATCTCGGCCATGCGCAAGATCATTCCGCCCAAGGTCCGCATCGCCTGCTTCATCGTGGTCACGGCCTCCCTGGTCGTCGCGGTTGAACTGCTCATGCAGGCGAACGCCTACCCCCTGTACCAAAAGCTCGGCATCTTCGTGCCCCTCATCGTGGTCAACTGCCTGATCCTGGGCCGCGCCGAAGCCTTCGCCTCGCGCAACGCCATCCTCCCGTCCATCGCCGACGCGCTGGGCATGGGCATCGGCTTCGCGGCCTCCCTGACTTTCCTCGGAGGCGTCCGCGAGCTCTTCGGCAACGGCACCGTGTTCGGCATCCCGGTCATGTGGGCGAACTTCAAGCCCGCCCAGTTCATGGTCATGGCCCCCGGAGCCTTTGTCTGCCTCGGTCTCATCCTGGCGGGCATGAACGCCTTCAACCGCCGCCAGAGCCGCAAGAAGGGCGAAACCGAGTCCGCCGTCCAGAATTCCACCTGCGCCTCCTGCGGGGCGTGCAACGCCTGCGACGGCCGATAG
- the rnfG gene encoding RnfABCDGE type electron transport complex subunit G codes for MREILHMLVVLSLICAASGTILVNLKQATKGQIEQQVLTYVQGPALMSVLKNCDNDPIAERMQVGDVTVFPAKRDGKLVGVALETFAPGYSGDIGVIVGFDLDQDRLLGIGVTTQTETPGLGTKVAKPSFTKQFTAHGLDSMDLASRGGDIDGISGATFSSGGTVDAVRKAIDIYRTIKPQLATLWQAS; via the coding sequence ATGCGCGAAATACTTCATATGCTCGTGGTCCTGTCCCTGATCTGCGCGGCGTCGGGCACCATCCTGGTCAACCTCAAGCAGGCGACCAAGGGGCAGATCGAACAGCAGGTCCTGACCTATGTACAAGGCCCGGCCCTCATGTCGGTTCTCAAGAACTGCGACAACGACCCCATCGCCGAACGGATGCAGGTCGGCGATGTGACCGTGTTCCCGGCCAAACGCGACGGCAAGCTCGTGGGCGTGGCCCTGGAGACGTTCGCCCCCGGCTATTCCGGCGACATCGGCGTCATCGTCGGTTTCGACCTGGACCAGGACCGCCTCCTCGGCATCGGCGTCACCACCCAGACGGAAACCCCGGGACTCGGCACCAAGGTGGCCAAGCCCAGCTTCACCAAGCAATTCACCGCCCACGGCCTGGATTCCATGGACCTGGCCTCGCGCGGCGGCGACATCGACGGCATTTCCGGCGCGACCTTCTCCTCCGGGGGAACCGTGGACGCCGTGCGCAAGGCCATCGACATCTACCGGACCATCAAGCCCCAGCTCGCCACCCTGTGGCAGGCTTCCTAG
- a CDS encoding electron transport complex protein RnfA, whose amino-acid sequence MEYFMLFISAIFINNIVLVQYLGTCPFMGTSKSTDVALGMGGAVIFVIMMATGITWPLHHYVLVPYGIEYLQTIVFILVIASLVQFLEMFLRKLVPPLYKSLGLFLPLITTNCAVMGVAIMVQRNGYSFTKSMLYGLASGIGFLVALVIISSIRERLDFMPVPAVFRGVPVALITAGIMSLVFFAFKGMAA is encoded by the coding sequence ATGGAATACTTCATGCTCTTCATCTCGGCGATATTCATCAACAATATCGTCCTGGTCCAATATCTTGGAACGTGCCCGTTCATGGGCACCTCCAAGTCCACCGACGTGGCCCTCGGCATGGGCGGCGCGGTCATCTTCGTCATCATGATGGCCACGGGCATCACCTGGCCCCTGCATCACTACGTCCTCGTGCCCTACGGCATCGAGTACCTCCAGACCATCGTCTTCATCCTGGTCATCGCCTCGCTGGTGCAGTTCCTGGAGATGTTCCTCCGGAAGCTGGTGCCGCCCCTGTACAAATCGCTGGGCCTGTTCCTGCCTCTCATCACCACGAACTGCGCGGTGATGGGCGTGGCCATCATGGTCCAGCGGAACGGATACTCATTCACCAAGTCCATGCTCTACGGCCTCGCCTCGGGCATCGGTTTCCTGGTGGCCCTGGTCATCATCTCCTCCATCCGCGAACGGCTCGACTTCATGCCCGTTCCCGCCGTGTTCCGCGGCGTGCCGGTGGCCCTGATTACGGCCGGAATCATGTCGCTGGTCTTTTTCGCCTTCAAGGGCATGGCCGCCTAA